The Salvia miltiorrhiza cultivar Shanhuang (shh) chromosome 1, IMPLAD_Smil_shh, whole genome shotgun sequence genome has a window encoding:
- the LOC130988342 gene encoding serine/threonine-protein kinase STY13-like — MLEGPKFTGIIGLNNNHDNYDFSHFYRKLNEGSNMSTESYGSLQLSNGGGSVAMSVDNSSVGSNDSHTRILGHNGLRHVKDYTVDASVNHVRVSHGLSDDALARALMDPRYPTEGLGNYDEWTIDLRKLNMGPAFAQGAFGKLYKGTYNGEDVAIKLLEKPENDAERAHLMEQQFQQEVMMLATLKHPNIVRFIGGCRKPLVWCIVTEYAKGGSVRQFLTKRQNRSVPLKLAVKQALDVARGMEYVHGLNLIHRDLKSDNLLISADKSIKIADFGVARIEVQTEGMTPETGTYRWMAPEMIQHRPYTQKVDVYSFGIVLWELITGMLPFQNMTAVQAAFAVVNKGVRPTIPNDCLPALSQIMTLCWDGNPDVRPSFSEVVRMLEAAETEIMTNVRKARFRCCMSQPMTTD, encoded by the exons ATGTTGGAGGGTCCGAAGTTTACTGGAATTATAGGCCTAAACAACAATCATGACAATTATGATTTTTCGCATTTCTATCGCAAGCTCAATGAGGGATCAAATATGTCAACTGAAAGTTATGGGAGCTTGCAGTTGAGCAATGGTGGAGGCTCTGTTGCCATGTCAGTGGACAACAGCAGTGTTGGATCTAATGATTCCCACACTCGTATCTTGGGCCACAATGGCCTCAGGCATGTCAAAGACTATACTGTTGATGCCAGTGTTAATCACGTGAGAGTTTCTCATGGGCTGAGTGATGACGCCCTAGCTCGAGCTTTGATGGATCCTAGATATCCTACTGAGGGACTCGGTAATTATGATGAGTGGACAATTGACTTGAGGAAGCTGAACATGGGACCTGCTTTTGCTCAAGGTGCATTTGGAAAGCTCTACAAAGGCACATATAATGGCGAGGACGTTGCAATTAAGCTTTTGGAGAAGCCAGAGAATGATGCAGAGAGGGCCCACTTGATGGAGCAGCAGTTTCAACAAGAAGTAATGATGTTGGCTACACTGAAACACCCGAATATTGTTCGCTTTATTGGCGGATGCCGAAAACCACTAGTCTGGTGTATTGTGACAGAGTATGCCAAGGGGGGTTCGGTCCGCCAATTCTTGACAAAACGTCAGAACCGTTCAGTACCCTTAAAGTTGGCCGTAAAACAGGCCTTGGATGTGGCCAGAGGGATGGAATACGTTCATGGATTAAATTTGATTCACCGGGACTTGAAGTCTGACAATTTACTAATTTCTGCTGACAAGTCAATCAAGATTGCTGATTTTGGGGTTGCTCGTATAGAGGTGCAGACAGAAGGAATGACACCAGAAACAGGCACATATCGGTGGATGGCCCC GGAAATGATCCAGCATAGGCCTTACACCCAGAAAGTTGATGTATATAGCTTTGGGATCGTACTGTGGGAGCTGATCACAGGGATGCTCCCATTCCAGAATATGACTGCTGTGCAGGCAGCATTTGCTGTTGTGAACAAAGGAGTTCGCCCAACCATCCCTAATGACTGTCTTCCCGCCTTGAGTCAGATCATGACGCTTTGTTGGGATGGTAATCCTGATGTTAGGCCTTCCTTCAGCGAGGTGGTCAGAATGCTTGAGGCTGCCGAGACAGAGATCATGACTAATGTGAGAAAAGCTCGTTTCAGGTGCTGTATGAGTCAACCGATGACAACAGATTGA